A genomic stretch from Narcine bancroftii isolate sNarBan1 chromosome 9, sNarBan1.hap1, whole genome shotgun sequence includes:
- the LOC138742995 gene encoding C-C motif chemokine 20-like, translating into MNTLKKLVHAVMFLLIVLSMFRDSAVNSYRSCCLAHSRSRLPQKLISGYAEQNSNEICEIDAIIFYTIGGRAVCANPRHHWVKRTLNFLSKKLHKMSQA; encoded by the exons ATGAACACTCTCAAGAAACTTGTCCACGCAGTCATGTTCTTACTGATTGTACTGAGCATGTTTAGAGACTCAGCAG TTAACTCCTACAGAAGCTGCTGTCTTGCTCATTCAAGAAGCCGATTGCCACAGAAATTAATCTCTGGTTATGCGGAGCAAAATTCTAATGAAATATGTGAGATAGATGCAATTAT ATTCTACACCATTGGAGGAAGAGCAGTGTGTGCAAACCCTAGGCATCATTGGGTGAAGAGGACACTGAATTTTCTGAG CAAAAAACTGCATAAAATGTCACAAGCATAA